From a region of the Rhinopithecus roxellana isolate Shanxi Qingling chromosome 8, ASM756505v1, whole genome shotgun sequence genome:
- the SNAPIN gene encoding SNARE-associated protein Snapin: MAGAGSAAVSGAGTPVAGPTGRDLFAEGLLEFLRPAVQQLDSHVHAVRESQVELREQIDNLATELCRINEDQKVALDLDPYVKKLLNARRRVVLVNNILQNAQERLRRLNHSVAKETARRRAMLDSGIYPPGSPSK; encoded by the exons ATGGCGGGGGCTGGTTCCGCCGCTGTGTCGGGGGCAGGGACACCGGTGGCGGGGCCCACAGGCCGCGACCTCTTCGCCGAAGGGCTGCTGGAGTTCCTGCGACCCGCTGTGCAGCAGCTCGACTCTCACGTGCACGCCGTCAG AGAGAGCCAGGTAGAGCTCCGGGAACAAATTGACAACCTAGCCACAG AACTGTGCCGCATCAATGAGGATCAGAAGGTGGCCCTGGATCTTGACCCGTATGTTAAGAAGCTACTTAATGCCCGGCGACGCGTTGTCTTAGTCAACAACATTCTACAGAATGCTCAG GAACGACTGAGGCGGCTAAACCACAGTGTTGCCAAGGAAACAGCCCGCAGGAGAGCAATGCTGGATTCGGGAATTTACCCCCCTGGCTCCCCAAGCAAGTAA